In Papaver somniferum cultivar HN1 chromosome 1, ASM357369v1, whole genome shotgun sequence, a genomic segment contains:
- the LOC113275971 gene encoding myrcene synthase, chloroplastic-like — MDFKGERCVNQIEKLKKEATIMLEKATTPLTQLELINAIPRLGMKYLFEKEIKRLLVNIYHNKPNPDGLGYNLHASALRFMLLRQYGFRVSQDVFTVYRDKNGFMEHLSEDVQGMLSLYEAAHFLFEGESILEQAIIFTKRHLVERTYNNIELQNQVNRSLEIPLHWGMERSEARWYINEYKDGQDVNHVFLELAKLVFNMYQAIHQEDLRDLSRYYRHI, encoded by the exons ATGGATTTTAAG GGAGAGAGATGTGTGAACCAAATAGAGAAGTTGAAGAAAGAGGCAACCATTATGCTTGAAAAGGCTACGACACCATTAACGCAGCTTGAGCTGATAAATGCAATTCCAAGGCTAGgaatgaagtatctctttgagaaggAGATCAAGAGATTGCTAGTAAACATATACCACAACAAACCGAACCCCGATGGGCTGGGATATAACTTACATGCTAGTGCTCTCAGATTTATGCTCCTCAGGCAGTATGGTTTTAGGGTCTCTCAAG ATGTATTTACCGTCTACAGGGACAAAAATGGGTTTATGGAACACCTGAGTGAGGACGTTCAGGGAATGTTGAGCTTATATGAAGCTGCACATTTTCTTTTCGAAGGCGAAAGTATACTAGAGCAGGCCATAATATTTACAAAAAGACATCTTGTTGAAAGGACTTACAACAATATAGAACTTCAGAATCAAGTGAACCGCTCCCTGGAGATCCCATTGCATTGGGGGATGGAGAGATCAGAGGCTAGGTGGTACATCAATGAATATAAAGATGGACAAGATGTGAACCATGTTTTTCTTGAATTGGCTAAATTAGTTTTCAATATGTATCAAGCCATACACCAGGAAGATCTTCGAGATTTGTCGAGGTATTATAGACATATATAA
- the LOC113275962 gene encoding (-)-alpha-terpineol synthase-like, which translates to MLVEARWCNKGYTPSVEECLSNNWLSSSGSVFLVHAFFATNQPITTDVLRALEDDHNLLYCSSMISRLSNDLATSSAELERGDVASSVHCYMREMGSSEEEARKYIRSLIMDTWKKMNESITDTTFDLTFTNVALNLARAAMFFYQYGDGIGIEDDIAKDHVLSLIVKPIL; encoded by the exons ATGCTAGTAGAGGCGAGGTGGTGTAACAAGGGATATACACCATCGGTCGAGGAGTGTTTGTCAAACAACTGGCTTTCATCCTCTGGTTCCGTGTTTCTAGTTCATGCGTTTTTCGCTACCAACCAACCAATCACAACTGATGTTCTACGAGCTCTAGAAGACGATCATAATCTTTTGTACTGCTCGTCCATGATTTCTCGACTTTCCAATGATCTTGCAACTTCATCG GCGGAGCTAGAGAGAGGCGATGTAGCCTCATCAGTACATTGTTACATGCGTGAAATGGGCAGTTCTGAAGAGGAAGCACGTAAATATATTAGAAGCCTTATCATGGATACATGGAAGAAAATGAACGAGTCCATCACCGATACGACatttgatcttacttttactaacGTTGCTTTAAATCTTGCACGAGCAGCCATGTTTTTCTATCAATACGGGGATGGGATTGGAATTGAAGACGATATAGCTAAAGATCAtgttttatctttaattgttaaaCCAATATTGTAA